Proteins from a genomic interval of Candidatus Rubidus massiliensis:
- a CDS encoding signal peptide peptidase SppA, 36K type, whose translation MKIYKYLFFLILIALQFNNLRAAIPINFEKNFKETIHYSSSSSNEVGYIVIDDKQSGINQGTWLYVKKALDYYKEHKPIFIILELNTPGGEVFAAQKISDALKEMDVQYNIPIVAFINNWAISAGAMLAYSCRFITVVKDGSMGAAEPVIAEQTTGQMKEASEKVNSALRADFANRASFFDRNPYIAEAMVDKDIILVLRDGNVIKLDSESDIKKEGAHPDKIISPKGKLLTLNAHQLVEFGIADALVNPTKLSLITPKEKAEGSWPASKSLVFQAPLFNEIPNAVIKEYQMDWKTRFLAFLSNPLVSSMLFLGMMLAFYIEMNTPGVGLPAALGLICLFLIILSSFALEIGNILELILLISGIIIVVADLFFLPTFGILGTIGAIFFFIGLFGLMLPGIGSIDYEGTTNTLNAAGQAFLDRLILLSLTLVVGVVIMFILSRYFLPKFSTWNRFVLSGNEQEASLGYTTGENPELLPKVEQIGVALTTLRPSGKIIVNDTIYDAITTGSFIEKGETVKVVRLDGSTIVVQVIEEGN comes from the coding sequence ATGAAAATCTATAAATATCTTTTTTTCTTAATTTTGATTGCTTTGCAGTTTAATAATTTGAGGGCTGCCATTCCTATTAATTTCGAAAAAAATTTTAAAGAAACAATTCATTATAGCTCCTCTTCAAGCAATGAAGTAGGGTATATTGTTATTGATGATAAACAATCGGGTATTAATCAAGGTACTTGGTTGTATGTAAAAAAAGCTCTTGATTACTACAAAGAACATAAACCTATTTTTATCATTTTAGAATTAAACACACCCGGTGGAGAAGTTTTTGCAGCACAAAAAATTTCAGACGCTTTGAAAGAGATGGATGTTCAATATAATATTCCAATTGTTGCTTTTATCAATAATTGGGCAATTTCTGCTGGAGCTATGTTAGCCTATTCTTGTCGTTTTATTACAGTTGTTAAAGATGGAAGTATGGGAGCTGCAGAACCAGTTATTGCAGAACAAACAACCGGGCAAATGAAAGAAGCTTCAGAAAAAGTGAATTCTGCATTGCGTGCTGATTTTGCCAATAGAGCCTCATTTTTTGATCGAAATCCCTATATTGCAGAAGCTATGGTGGATAAGGATATCATTTTAGTTTTAAGGGATGGAAACGTTATTAAGTTGGATTCAGAAAGTGATATAAAGAAAGAGGGTGCTCATCCTGACAAAATTATTTCTCCTAAAGGTAAACTGTTAACATTAAATGCACATCAGTTAGTAGAATTTGGGATTGCTGATGCATTAGTCAATCCAACTAAACTGTCCTTGATCACTCCAAAAGAAAAAGCAGAAGGGAGCTGGCCAGCTAGCAAAAGCTTGGTTTTTCAAGCGCCTTTATTTAACGAGATTCCAAATGCCGTTATTAAAGAATATCAGATGGATTGGAAAACTCGATTTTTAGCTTTTTTAAGTAATCCTTTGGTTTCATCCATGCTTTTTTTAGGAATGATGCTAGCTTTTTATATTGAAATGAATACACCAGGAGTTGGACTACCTGCCGCTTTGGGTTTGATTTGCTTATTCTTGATTATTCTATCTAGTTTTGCCTTAGAAATAGGAAATATTTTAGAACTTATTCTACTAATTAGTGGAATTATAATTGTGGTAGCTGATTTATTCTTTTTGCCCACTTTTGGCATTTTGGGAACAATTGGAGCCATCTTTTTCTTTATTGGTCTTTTTGGATTAATGTTGCCGGGTATTGGCTCTATAGACTATGAAGGAACAACAAACACCTTAAATGCTGCAGGGCAAGCTTTTTTAGATAGATTAATCCTGTTAAGTCTAACTCTGGTTGTCGGGGTTGTAATCATGTTTATATTAAGTCGCTATTTTCTTCCTAAATTTTCTACCTGGAATCGTTTTGTTTTAAGTGGCAATGAACAAGAAGCGTCATTAGGTTATACAACAGGTGAAAATCCGGAATTATTACCAAAAGTTGAACAAATAGGGGTAGCTTTAACTACGCTTCGCCCTTCAGGCAAAATTATTGTAAACGATACTATTTACGATGCTATAACAACAGGTTCATTTATTGAAAAAGGTGAAACTGTTAAAGTTGTTCGTCTAGATGGAAGTACTATTGTGGTTCAAGTTATAGAGGAGGGAAATTGA
- the mlaE gene encoding putative phospholipid ABC transporter permease protein MlaE, which produces MISRMKNALIQTSLFKSIITLGDYVALTMRVIWLAFTRPPAWSLIRDQMYDIGVLSLPVVAITGLSTGMVLAAQAFFQLSDKGLASATGLMVTKAMMVELGPVLTAFMVTGRVGAAMCAELGTMRVTEQIDALRSMSVNPLQYLIAPRFIAGAIMLPLLTVFSCIMGIIGGYLIAVYFYKLSPNAFLDPLPVHITTFDFFSGMIKAFVFGVIIITISCYRGITTTGGAAGVGRATTNSVVICYSVILIGNFLLTIALNNSYTFFSNLVERIV; this is translated from the coding sequence ATGATTTCGAGAATGAAAAACGCATTAATACAAACGTCTTTGTTTAAGTCTATAATTACATTAGGTGATTATGTAGCTTTAACTATGAGAGTTATTTGGCTTGCCTTTACGCGACCACCCGCTTGGTCTTTAATTAGAGATCAAATGTATGATATCGGAGTTCTTTCTTTACCTGTAGTCGCCATCACAGGATTGTCAACAGGAATGGTCTTGGCAGCTCAAGCTTTCTTTCAATTATCAGATAAAGGGCTTGCTAGTGCCACAGGGCTCATGGTTACAAAAGCCATGATGGTAGAACTTGGACCTGTTCTTACAGCTTTTATGGTAACTGGTAGAGTTGGAGCTGCAATGTGCGCAGAGCTTGGTACAATGAGAGTAACAGAACAAATAGATGCTTTGCGGTCTATGTCTGTAAATCCATTGCAATATTTAATCGCGCCTCGCTTTATAGCAGGTGCTATCATGTTGCCTTTACTGACTGTCTTTAGTTGTATTATGGGAATAATTGGTGGCTATTTAATTGCCGTTTATTTTTATAAGCTTTCCCCAAATGCTTTTTTAGACCCCTTACCGGTTCACATCACAACTTTTGATTTTTTTAGCGGCATGATCAAAGCCTTTGTATTTGGAGTTATAATCATCACTATATCTTGTTATAGAGGGATAACGACCACTGGGGGAGCTGCAGGAGTTGGAAGAGCTACTACAAATAGTGTTGTTATTTGTTATTCCGTTATATTGATAGGAAATTTTTTATTAACCATAGCTTTAAATAATTCCTATACTTTTTTCTCAAACTTAGTAGAACGGATCGTATGA
- the tamA gene encoding Autotransporter assembly factor TamA, with amino-acid sequence MPKNPIIKFISCCLFLFIFFQLPAGEFYNLKFKGISKEQISFLESISQLASLEKDKPKTKASLKRRAESDVEGFIKALQSLGYYGAKVEFNINFDTNPPLVLFQIKTGPLYPLKEFNILPDPQYKHFFRLPECIDLENLGIELNLTALPKDIIQGQERLLEILEKLGYPLAKVSKRDVLVDETKKNVVVNIYLNQGPLCYFGPVTILGQESVFDELFYKKITWCEGDIYDPKLIDKTQSKLEGTNLFSSINITHPEEARDGVLPITIQVIERKHRSVAAGVAYSTETGAGVLAEWEHRNISNIGERISFKVNIAQIVQEGRFVYVRPDFGRIGQDFLWIVDSQREITKGFRTFSVSLSGIFERQINDHLRISYGGSFKRITDSHTDNDRVFTLLKSPFQLRWNKTNNLLDPTKGHTISLKVIPSVQIIKPQFIYCINLLTGTYYKAINHNDKYIFATKGVFGTIFGSSRHSIPPSERFYAGSENLLRGYHYLTVSPLNHDDRRPVGGRSMLIFSTELRIRNRNSLGYVLFYDFGNVYRTWLPEIGHKFLQSIGGGLRYDTPVGPLRFDLAFPLNRRKHIDGPFQFYVSIGQAF; translated from the coding sequence ATGCCTAAAAACCCTATTATAAAATTTATTAGCTGTTGCTTGTTTCTATTTATTTTCTTTCAGCTACCTGCAGGAGAATTTTATAATTTGAAATTTAAAGGGATTTCCAAAGAGCAAATATCATTTTTAGAATCTATTTCACAATTAGCAAGCTTAGAAAAAGATAAACCAAAGACAAAAGCCAGTTTAAAAAGACGGGCAGAATCAGATGTAGAAGGTTTTATTAAAGCTTTGCAAAGTCTTGGCTATTATGGTGCAAAAGTTGAGTTTAATATAAATTTTGATACGAATCCACCTTTAGTCCTATTTCAGATTAAAACGGGACCTTTATATCCATTAAAAGAATTTAATATTCTTCCAGATCCCCAGTACAAACATTTTTTTCGTTTGCCAGAATGTATTGATTTGGAAAATTTAGGCATTGAACTAAATCTAACGGCTTTACCAAAAGACATTATTCAAGGACAAGAAAGACTCTTAGAAATATTAGAAAAGCTCGGCTACCCCTTAGCAAAAGTCTCAAAACGAGATGTTCTAGTCGATGAAACCAAAAAAAACGTTGTTGTTAACATTTATTTAAATCAAGGACCTCTTTGTTATTTTGGACCAGTAACCATACTTGGGCAAGAATCTGTATTTGATGAATTATTTTATAAAAAAATTACTTGGTGTGAAGGTGATATATATGATCCTAAACTTATAGATAAAACACAAAGTAAGTTAGAAGGCACCAATTTATTTAGTTCTATAAATATAACTCATCCAGAAGAAGCTAGAGATGGCGTTTTGCCTATTACTATACAAGTTATAGAAAGAAAACATCGAAGTGTTGCAGCCGGCGTTGCCTATTCAACAGAGACTGGCGCTGGTGTTTTAGCTGAATGGGAACATCGCAATATTAGCAATATAGGTGAAAGAATATCTTTTAAAGTTAACATCGCACAAATTGTTCAAGAGGGTCGCTTTGTTTATGTAAGACCAGATTTTGGTCGAATCGGACAAGATTTTTTATGGATTGTGGATAGTCAAAGAGAGATAACAAAGGGTTTTAGAACTTTTTCCGTTAGTTTATCTGGTATTTTTGAAAGGCAAATCAACGACCACTTAAGAATTTCTTATGGTGGTTCATTTAAAAGAATAACAGATTCTCACACAGATAATGATAGAGTGTTTACTTTGTTAAAGTCCCCTTTTCAACTGCGTTGGAATAAAACAAATAATCTTTTAGATCCAACAAAAGGGCATACGATTAGCTTAAAGGTTATCCCATCTGTTCAAATTATTAAGCCCCAATTTATCTACTGCATTAATTTGCTAACTGGAACTTATTACAAAGCAATTAATCACAATGATAAATATATTTTTGCTACTAAAGGTGTTTTTGGAACCATTTTTGGATCATCTCGTCATTCAATTCCCCCATCGGAAAGATTTTATGCGGGTTCAGAAAATCTCTTAAGAGGATACCATTATTTAACAGTCAGTCCCTTAAATCATGATGACAGACGTCCAGTTGGTGGTAGATCAATGCTTATTTTTTCAACAGAATTGAGAATTCGCAATCGAAATAGTTTAGGCTATGTACTCTTTTACGATTTTGGAAACGTTTACCGCACGTGGCTACCAGAAATTGGACATAAATTTTTACAATCTATTGGTGGTGGTCTTCGTTATGACACACCAGTTGGTCCTTTGCGGTTTGACTTAGCATTTCCCCTTAATCGAAGAAAACATATTGATGGCCCTTTTCAATTTTATGTAAGTATAGGTCAGGCATTTTAA
- a CDS encoding putative ABC transporter ATP-binding protein gives MTNLDEKSQEIIAVHDLYKSYGNNQVLKGLNLSVQEGETVVILGRSGVGKSVLLKQILGLEKPDSGYIEINGKRIDQLTSEERFAIRKPMGMLFQGAALFDSMTIGQNTAFYLRQHEPNLSDDEIQERVSNSLELVGLEDTEKKMPSDLSGGMRKRAGFARLIIYKPKIILYDEPTTGLDPITAMQISQLINTIQERLKATSIVVTHDIRSALEVADRLAFHNDGKIEVIASPSEFLTLQNPHVKAFFDNAILKEQTLREVMEK, from the coding sequence ATGACAAATCTAGATGAAAAATCACAAGAAATTATTGCGGTCCATGATTTATATAAATCCTATGGTAACAATCAAGTTTTAAAAGGGCTTAATCTATCTGTACAAGAAGGTGAAACGGTTGTAATACTTGGACGTTCTGGAGTTGGTAAAAGTGTCTTATTGAAACAAATTCTAGGCTTAGAAAAGCCAGATTCTGGATATATAGAAATTAATGGCAAAAGAATTGATCAATTAACTTCTGAAGAACGTTTTGCTATTAGAAAACCAATGGGTATGTTATTTCAAGGGGCAGCTTTATTTGACTCCATGACAATTGGTCAAAATACTGCTTTTTATTTGCGACAACATGAACCTAATTTATCTGATGATGAAATTCAAGAGCGCGTATCTAATTCTTTAGAATTGGTAGGGCTTGAAGATACAGAGAAGAAAATGCCCTCCGATCTATCTGGCGGTATGAGAAAAAGAGCTGGTTTTGCCCGTTTAATCATTTATAAACCTAAAATAATCCTTTATGATGAACCGACAACTGGTCTTGATCCTATTACAGCCATGCAAATTAGCCAACTTATCAACACAATACAAGAACGCTTAAAAGCAACAAGTATAGTGGTTACGCATGATATAAGATCAGCTTTAGAAGTTGCAGATCGTTTAGCATTTCATAACGATGGCAAAATAGAAGTAATCGCTTCCCCTTCAGAATTTTTGACCCTACAAAATCCACATGTGAAAGCATTTTTTGATAATGCTATTTTAAAAGAACAAACCTTACGAGAAGTAATGGAGAAATAA
- a CDS encoding pyridoxal phosphate enzyme, YggS family gives MTIQDNYKKVLEKIQETCHKYQRNPKEVQLVVVSKNQTAEQIQAIYDLGHKDFGENRVPEALNKREVLPKDIHWHFIGSIQKNKVNKIIPGFGLIHSIDNLLLAEKIAKVSEQNNVTTSALLQVNISKEKTKQGFSKDECLQLFETIKTLPHLSIKGLMTMAPYHEKPEKIAQFFSELRELKETLEQKFALYLPHLSMGMSEDFSIAIAEGATIVRIGSSIFKD, from the coding sequence ATGACAATACAAGATAATTATAAAAAAGTTTTAGAGAAAATCCAAGAAACTTGTCATAAATATCAACGCAATCCTAAGGAAGTACAACTAGTTGTTGTTTCCAAAAATCAAACTGCGGAGCAAATTCAAGCGATCTATGACTTAGGTCATAAAGATTTTGGTGAAAACCGTGTGCCAGAAGCTTTAAATAAAAGAGAAGTTTTGCCAAAAGATATTCATTGGCATTTCATTGGATCTATCCAAAAAAATAAAGTTAATAAAATTATACCTGGTTTTGGTTTAATCCACTCCATTGATAATTTACTATTAGCTGAAAAAATAGCAAAAGTTAGTGAGCAAAACAATGTGACAACTTCAGCTTTATTGCAAGTTAATATCTCTAAAGAAAAAACAAAACAGGGATTTTCTAAAGATGAGTGTCTGCAATTATTTGAAACGATCAAAACCTTGCCTCACTTAAGTATAAAAGGTTTAATGACAATGGCTCCCTATCATGAAAAGCCTGAAAAAATTGCTCAATTTTTTTCAGAATTACGAGAACTAAAAGAAACTTTAGAACAAAAATTTGCTCTCTATTTACCCCATTTGTCAATGGGGATGTCAGAGGATTTTTCGATAGCCATAGCAGAAGGGGCTACTATAGTTAGAATTGGTTCATCCATTTTTAAAGATTAA
- a CDS encoding hypothetical protein (NfeD-like C-terminal, partner-binding), with the protein MIPIILVISGFILIFLEFFLPGAILGVSGGLLVFFGILLFAQSGYSGWLVLAFILLAVLGVFLTIKFALWKIPRSKSRNIYSDDAQEGYQASEFDKDLIGKIGVVRTDLKPGGYIFVEGKQVQAISQSGYLAKGTKVLIIGGQEESLIVKQLKQDDKQ; encoded by the coding sequence TTGATTCCCATTATACTAGTTATATCAGGTTTTATCCTTATTTTTTTAGAATTTTTTTTGCCTGGAGCAATACTTGGAGTTTCAGGTGGTCTATTGGTTTTTTTTGGTATTCTCTTATTTGCACAATCCGGATACAGTGGATGGTTAGTGTTAGCTTTTATTTTATTGGCAGTTCTTGGCGTTTTTTTGACAATAAAATTTGCCTTATGGAAAATACCAAGAAGTAAGTCTCGAAATATATATTCGGACGATGCTCAAGAAGGGTATCAAGCGTCAGAGTTTGACAAAGATTTGATAGGAAAAATTGGGGTTGTACGCACTGACTTGAAGCCCGGAGGATATATTTTTGTGGAAGGCAAACAAGTCCAAGCTATATCGCAAAGTGGCTACCTTGCTAAGGGTACCAAAGTTCTAATAATTGGGGGACAAGAAGAGAGCCTCATCGTTAAACAATTAAAACAGGATGACAAACAATGA
- the hemL gene encoding Glutamate-1-semialdehyde 2,1-aminomutase: MHQRLISDKIYENLCEVIPGGVNSPVRAFKGLNIKPVVIASGNGAIITDEDGREYIDYCGSWGALIHGHANKKILKKVKERINLGTSFGITTKIEGEIAHKVKEIIPHIEKIRFVSSGTEATMSAVRLARGYTKKQYIIKFNGHYHGHADYFLVQAGSGVSQVNPTSSSAGIPDEMLKYTLSLPFNNEEALSRVFEDPTLQSNIAAVILEPVAGNMGVVPATKNFLKKVRDFCNQYHSVMIIDEVMTGFRIAYRGAYDYYDIQADLTTFGKIIGGGFPAAAFGGKAEIMNYLAPLGPVYQAGTLSGNPVAMEAGFQALKLLQAPNFYKKLEQKTNILTNMINQAISDTKANACLQQAGSMFTIFFGRKSVTNYEEAKLCDLNLFAEFFRYMLSNGVYIPPLQMEAWFVSTAHTKDYLIKTGELVAQFLKKYN, encoded by the coding sequence ATGCATCAACGATTGATAAGTGACAAAATCTATGAAAATCTTTGTGAAGTAATACCAGGTGGTGTGAATTCACCTGTGAGAGCATTTAAAGGATTGAATATCAAACCAGTAGTTATAGCATCGGGAAACGGCGCGATAATAACTGATGAAGATGGAAGAGAATATATTGATTATTGTGGTTCCTGGGGTGCGTTAATTCATGGTCATGCTAATAAAAAAATCCTAAAAAAGGTAAAGGAACGAATTAATTTAGGCACAAGTTTTGGTATTACTACTAAGATTGAAGGTGAGATTGCTCATAAAGTAAAAGAAATTATTCCCCATATTGAAAAAATACGATTCGTATCTTCAGGAACCGAAGCTACTATGAGCGCTGTTCGATTAGCAAGAGGGTACACAAAAAAACAATATATTATAAAATTTAACGGTCACTATCATGGACATGCGGATTATTTTTTAGTACAAGCAGGTTCTGGTGTATCACAAGTAAATCCAACTTCCTCATCGGCTGGCATTCCAGATGAAATGCTTAAATATACTCTATCTCTTCCTTTTAACAACGAAGAAGCTTTAAGTCGAGTATTTGAAGATCCAACCTTACAGTCAAATATTGCTGCCGTAATTTTAGAGCCAGTAGCTGGAAATATGGGAGTTGTCCCAGCCACAAAAAATTTCCTAAAAAAAGTAAGAGATTTTTGTAACCAATATCATTCCGTAATGATCATCGACGAAGTTATGACTGGTTTTAGAATAGCTTACAGAGGTGCTTATGATTATTATGACATTCAGGCTGACTTAACAACCTTTGGCAAAATTATTGGAGGAGGTTTTCCAGCGGCTGCATTTGGTGGTAAAGCAGAAATCATGAATTATTTGGCTCCACTTGGGCCTGTTTATCAAGCGGGAACTTTATCTGGAAATCCAGTTGCAATGGAGGCTGGCTTTCAAGCACTGAAATTATTGCAAGCTCCAAACTTTTATAAAAAACTAGAGCAAAAGACAAATATTTTAACAAATATGATTAATCAAGCAATCAGTGATACAAAGGCAAATGCTTGTTTACAACAAGCTGGATCTATGTTTACTATTTTTTTTGGCAGAAAAAGCGTTACAAATTATGAAGAAGCTAAACTTTGTGATTTAAACTTATTTGCTGAATTTTTCCGATATATGTTAAGTAATGGTGTATATATCCCTCCTTTGCAAATGGAAGCTTGGTTTGTATCTACAGCCCATACTAAAGACTATTTGATAAAAACAGGTGAACTTGTAGCTCAATTTTTAAAGAAATATAACTAA
- a CDS encoding F-box-like protein, translated as MENINIANYNDYYYLPNEITYHIFSYIPQITTLMRCFLVNKSWSQITTTIFKDRFKIIKLNDRNSIDLFNKTHSLVLLYLIGANCKNVEAASKELNLHEDIKFDGLDPFFWVKGSSDTMRNNIQQLLASFLPTELKDPEDCKIDQPYKIFVYLKTRHIKSDPGEAFKSLRARKIKEFIERMSLTFLKQVNEDIKPLPSQLLHHLIAFATFLHFYGPIDKNKMSQYGRLTKNDENEIVKRFTIDLAKTKSKGNDDHLKKLKDYLLTNIEESFFEQTFQTSLHFKEILHHPLLKIGSYITHPIFTQSIQSSDAHTTRKEFVELLFNKLFIYFLQPGIMDRVLHNFLKEFIYETKDGYCFYDQTVFSMLFCMFNLATLCKSKNRFATLDEEWQKQKK; from the coding sequence ATGGAAAATATCAATATTGCCAATTATAACGATTACTATTATTTACCAAATGAGATTACCTATCATATTTTTTCTTATATTCCGCAGATAACAACGCTCATGCGTTGTTTCCTCGTGAATAAGTCGTGGTCACAGATAACCACAACTATTTTTAAGGATCGATTTAAAATAATTAAATTAAATGACAGAAATTCGATTGATCTATTTAATAAAACCCATTCCCTTGTTCTTTTATATTTAATAGGGGCCAATTGCAAAAATGTTGAAGCCGCGAGTAAAGAATTAAATCTCCATGAAGACATAAAATTTGATGGTTTAGATCCTTTTTTTTGGGTTAAAGGTAGTTCCGATACAATGCGCAATAATATTCAGCAATTATTAGCCTCATTTTTGCCAACCGAATTGAAAGACCCTGAAGATTGTAAAATTGATCAACCCTATAAGATTTTTGTATATTTAAAGACTAGACATATAAAATCTGACCCTGGTGAAGCCTTTAAAAGCTTAAGAGCTAGAAAGATAAAGGAATTTATTGAGAGGATGTCTCTAACATTTTTAAAGCAAGTCAATGAAGATATAAAGCCTTTACCAAGTCAACTGCTACACCATCTTATAGCTTTTGCTACATTTCTTCATTTTTATGGTCCCATAGATAAAAACAAAATGAGTCAATATGGGCGATTAACAAAAAACGATGAAAATGAAATTGTCAAACGTTTTACAATAGATTTAGCTAAAACAAAAAGTAAAGGAAATGATGATCATTTAAAAAAATTAAAAGACTATTTATTAACAAACATTGAAGAAAGTTTTTTTGAGCAAACTTTTCAAACCTCTTTGCATTTTAAGGAAATACTACATCACCCTTTATTAAAAATTGGTAGCTATATAACCCATCCAATTTTTACTCAAAGCATTCAATCTTCCGACGCTCATACTACCAGAAAAGAATTCGTTGAATTGTTGTTTAATAAACTATTCATATATTTTTTACAGCCAGGTATAATGGATAGAGTTTTACATAATTTTTTAAAGGAATTTATTTACGAAACAAAAGATGGTTATTGCTTTTACGACCAAACGGTTTTTTCGATGTTGTTTTGTATGTTTAATTTGGCAACTTTATGTAAGTCCAAAAACCGATTTGCTACATTAGATGAAGAGTGGCAAAAGCAAAAAAAATAA
- a CDS encoding SigmaW regulon antibacterial: MSYLLIDFGFEVYLLFFLFLIVFIVLLSIVGRFVSLWFQAFVSGTPIPLFNIIGMSLRKIPPQVIVNARINSFKAGLKQISVSDLETHYLAGGHVTDVVTAMIAADKANIPLDWRRATAIDLAGRDLRDAVQTSVNPKVIDCPSHGGYITGVAKDGIQINVRARVTVRTNIAQLVGGATEETIIARVGEGIVSAIGSSETHLQVLESPQRISKLVLEKGLDSSTAFLILSIDIVEMNLGENIGARLRADKAKSDKEIAQAEAEKRRSMAVAEEQENIAKVKDMEAKLIEAQASVPLAMAEAFRSGKLGIMDYQRIQNIQADTDMRTSIAKPDQDFKKNHP, from the coding sequence ATGAGTTATTTACTCATCGACTTTGGATTTGAAGTGTATTTACTTTTTTTCTTATTCCTAATTGTATTTATAGTGCTATTAAGCATTGTGGGAAGATTTGTAAGTTTATGGTTCCAAGCTTTTGTTTCAGGAACGCCCATACCGTTATTTAATATTATTGGAATGAGTCTTAGAAAAATACCCCCTCAAGTGATTGTTAACGCGCGTATAAATTCCTTTAAGGCTGGTTTAAAACAGATTAGTGTTTCTGATCTAGAAACTCATTATCTAGCAGGTGGACACGTTACTGATGTGGTAACTGCTATGATTGCAGCGGATAAAGCCAATATACCTTTAGATTGGAGAAGAGCGACTGCTATTGACTTAGCAGGAAGAGATTTAAGAGACGCTGTTCAAACTTCTGTAAATCCTAAGGTTATTGATTGTCCAAGTCATGGTGGGTATATAACAGGTGTTGCTAAAGATGGTATTCAGATCAATGTGAGAGCAAGAGTTACAGTTCGTACAAATATCGCCCAGTTAGTCGGTGGGGCCACAGAAGAAACGATTATCGCAAGAGTTGGTGAGGGAATTGTTAGCGCAATTGGTAGCTCTGAAACGCATTTACAAGTATTAGAATCACCTCAACGTATTTCAAAATTAGTTCTTGAAAAAGGGCTTGATTCTTCTACAGCTTTTTTAATTTTGTCTATTGACATTGTAGAAATGAATTTAGGGGAAAATATAGGAGCTCGCTTAAGAGCGGATAAGGCAAAATCTGATAAGGAGATTGCACAAGCTGAAGCTGAAAAAAGGCGCTCCATGGCTGTTGCTGAAGAACAAGAGAACATCGCTAAGGTTAAAGACATGGAAGCAAAATTAATCGAGGCACAAGCTTCCGTTCCACTTGCGATGGCAGAAGCTTTCCGTTCTGGTAAACTTGGGATTATGGATTATCAAAGAATTCAAAATATTCAAGCAGATACTGATATGAGGACATCGATTGCAAAACCTGATCAAGACTTTAAGAAAAACCATCCGTAA